Below is a genomic region from Amphiura filiformis chromosome 19, Afil_fr2py, whole genome shotgun sequence.
acacctaagtgtactcaccattgaacagtttgactagcttcactaaatccatagtttttcatcattcatcccacactgaagttcgacacattgcctcatttcaaatatatagttttagttttggttttggttttggtcacgtggtttcctattgtcctgcctaaccacttgaatcacaagatatcgaactctttgtttctaccttttgtttaaaactaaacatttgtgacaggtagtttcggttttggtttcagtttcttataagtggtgtgacgaataaaattacaggattttcgagttacctgatctaagtatacaaaagaaatgtttaaatttcgcagtgcaatattcacgagcagagaagtcgaacaaaacagtctacatttgaaagcattgatttagtttgaaagcattggcttgagactacgaaatagcctaagctgatttcactgtgaaaatatatagaccatcgaaatatttgcattcgtcattacaaaaggggccactactgtaattgtataggtgctataaacaaaatcgattcatgtccttaatcccatgtaccagaatcgatcgaaggccattatatgacctataATAACCTAATggcttttactgaagcaatttttactgcaaaaagtagaagatacaggggagaagattggggtgtgtgtgtgtgggggggggggtggttggagggcaagggggatatgggccgggagagagagaaacatatgagagagagcactggaagtgaaagagaaggggaggagagctcgagatgaagatatcgaatgtaggggaggaggaggggaaaggggtaatttaggaaagaggtggttatatagggagggagccccctcttaaagaggtatgggttgtgcttcctgggataataaactaattcataatcaaatcatctccatgcatcgtttatgtttcatacaaacaaacaaattccccaccccaccccatccttcagtatacgcgcatgtatattatgatttctaggcctacaactcgtgagtgtaatatgccacctaccttcgacagagagcatcaactatcgtccgcgggatagatttccgatatcaatcatgataataattatgttagcacaataggctattgtatacttctggttatatgccctatactgtgtcctcccagcataatagtgttatgattgcagatcagatcagctctactttttaatcccttgatttttggtttctgaacaaaagagaaaccaaaactatatatttgaaatgagggattgtgtatgtgcttaatctttagaccagttcaatattcctagaccgggccctaccataacctggggcctagcatcacaacaatttaaagcacatagtagctgttatgaactgctgtgatattcttgtatataaaataggcctagatgaataaataaataaataaataaatatatgctcttttctgattcactcttttccggagtgaattttttcactctttcttgagagtgagcttcactctaaaagagttgtcactcagatggctctttgaaagagtgagatttcactctttttgagtgatttttcactctttcacatttagagagaaGGATACctgtttttgagtggaaaacactctaaaatgaaagaaagtacattttctttaggcaatattcactctttttgagagtatacagactactctttttcaatccttttagagtgaaatttttccACTCAGGGTTGTCCTCCGTTTCACTCTCTCACTCCTTGAttccactctttccactcggtgtacatttagagagtagcctgctagtggttcaggcGCATTTacatggatctgtaatttatatactgacagtattatataaattagctatatgTTGTATGTGATTAGGGGCTTAAACTTCGCCAATGctactgttttcttcgttttctaccaaagttttcatttcaaaaataccaaatgacaaattGATGAataatccttcacttttaagcaatttataaacatttttttttacactttcgctgggatcactgaatgggtctttaattatgACATACCTGGTGGCGCCTTTCTATTAGAAGTATGATAATAACACCCATGCTTTCTATCTATGATGACATTAATACAAGAAACAACCATGTAAATTGTGACGACTAAAACTGTCCAGTCGGTGAGATAAATGAAGAAATAAGCTGCCGATAGAGGGTGATGTTTAAAGTTAAAGATGAAGTCAAATGCTATGAAGGACGCGTAGTAGAGAGCGAATAGAAGGCGATATATGCACCAGAACATCCACGGTAAACGCCACTGTGTGCGAAAGAAAGAATGTTACTTTGAAGTTCAGAAAAAGCCAAgatgttagggaccgttcacaaacacttgttgggtgttgatgcaaaaaaaggggggcttaaagttttgaccctcctgagGGGGCATTGAAAAAGAATGACCACaactttcctgggaaaattgagttaatatgcttttctatggagttgacccataattttataAAGAGGGGCGAAAttcttttgcatcagccccccttacaagtgtttgtgaacggtcccttattgtaCCGTATCCGTAGTCTCTTTAGACTAtgtcatagtcgatttttgataaataaaaatatgttatacaatcattatgaacacattcagttgaacttgatattatactgatattattttattacatcaaaatactagtaaatggttatgagaaaatttatataattatattaacagtaAGTATATACATAGGCTTATTAAATGCTATACATAGGGgcctataatggcacttcaatactgaacagttctaattttagaatctaccagtttaataatcgcgaaagcTCGAGTTAAAAaaaagccaacaaacagagggagtatttacggtgactaaaaagatcagatgtgaaaatctatcaattttgcacaaattaattaaatcagagttttaagagtatgcacaatgggcaagtggacgaCGTAGAAGTCTATAGTCTCTTGAATTATTAATCATTTTTTATATTGCAGATTCATACCTAAATGGTAATAGAATGAGAGTAAATTAGACTTCAACAcaacttgtttatttatttcgcttaccgggagcgctttcgaggaacttcctcgtcgtcagcATAATATAGCTAGCTCTGGTGTTTTcatctgatcaggttggtctctataCGTTTCCAAGAAAACGTttgagctaacaacatcggctgactaCGAGGAAGTTCCACGAAAGCGCTCCCGCTGAgcgaaataaacaaacaagtagtgctgaagtttaattttaagaatacgatacatgatttaccgacaagtgactcatttcggaatgcgatcatgaattttgaaggaaaaaaagtttccacaggcttcgttgggactcgaaacAGCGATTCCGAACATCCTtagattacgcgtctagcgctttaccgctaggccaccgtggcagttgagtggatgagtataatgataaataataaatctcataatgccatctttagtcTTTTGTTTACTATAAAAAGAcgtgttttgtaaagatagattagccgttttatgcataaatagcacgaacgtttgggaaaggtttcaaacaaataataaagacactgatgtgatgatgaaattgcgtaagtcgggaattatctgcgtcgcaatgttttgttttggttttaggaatttgaccttaaaatttacgacttcatgacattatcattcgaaatcaacaaaagatatttcaacactacaGTGTatatcctcattctttctctagaatgttttgtacatgtatgtgaaatagcttcaacaatggttcgctgcataatggtaaaaatagccttgacctaaaaaagggcgagaggtaccatatttacggattcaggctaaatttaaaattgatataaaacgtttgttttttgatcgattacaaaaatttttgtcgtataaagaaattgtatccggcgtgaattacactacagtttttattcctacaattcttcaaataatttttttaatgatagagtgaatctcccggccctctataattacgcacaaaagatcgagtttAAAATATTGGGTTGTATTTTAGTGGGTTTTTAGACaggtttagaactgtcaagctttcgatAGGAGTatctctgacttcttcaggacaaagtacctaagaatgagacaagGCCGCccattgcctactgatggctctgaaaagagccgttcactgatgaCTGCCCCTTGTATTTTATTGGAGTTTTATTAGACAGTATTAGTATAATGGTATCAACAACCATAGCACTTACCTGTGTACGAGAAAAAACTCCGGCATCATCCGTCTTCAAACCAACGCCATGAAATGCTGACTTAAATCGATCTCGCAAACCCATACTGCAGATGTATGTTTGCCAAATTAaatgtttttccaaaattgtCTGGTCTAAATAAATCAGATATCTTTTAACCAGTGATCACAGAAACTCACAATATTGGGCGCCATTATACATATTAACACCTGTACAGCATTGCACATACACCTTTATAATGTCAGTCAATTCGCTTTGCTATGTTTGCACGACCTCTTATATACACAACTGATATGACAGCTAAGAAAGATACGTGACGGGAAGACCAGATTGGGCTTGGCTCTtctagttggaatccatacaccccctatggaagacattatcttaatttcccgcacagggagtgcgaattttaAATGAGccacccaatcaggtaaccccatttgaaattcacactaactgtgtgggaaattaaggtcatgtcttccataggggtgtatggaatagcccattacagcaACCGGAATATCCCATAGGCCTAGATTGACACAGAGAACAGAGAGCGCACGTGAGGTAGTATCAGACAGTGAGAGACACGACTGAAATATGGAGAGCCAGGGAGATACAGACAGATTAAATAGATGCAAAATAACAAGTATAATAGGCGGGTCGGAGGGGAGCATAACCTAGCAGTGCTAGCattcaaatattgagataaataaagTTGACACCCAAGAGGGATGGTATGATTAACCTTCCATAAACGAGATTTGAGGTGTCGTTTCCTCATGTGGACGATCTTTCTCGAGAGGTGGAAATGAAGTTATTGGAGACAAGAACACATGCAAAGCTTTATTTCCGtaattatatttcttttattgaaatgaGATCGCAACTATCAAAGCTAATTCCTATATGCTTGCTTTTGACTGATAGTAGTTATGCGGGTAGTTATGAGACCAAAGGTTGCCTTTATAGATAAAGACTGATGATCAGAAGTTGATCCAATCCAATCCCAGAGTGCATTGCAAGCTAATGCAGGGTGCATACCACCAATAGTGCGCcccattgacacacacgtgaaaatGCGTTTTTTCTTTGGGCGATTTTAGTCCTTTTCGGCAtcaaattaaatataaataaagaCAAGTGATTAGAAGTGGATACAATGCAATCCCAGAGTGCATTGCAGGCTAATGCAGCCACCAATTGGAAGTTAAAAGCTGGGTTGGTTGAAGCATGTTTAAAACACGTATGTAGTACTTACTGTTCCGAACGGCAACACCcgagaaaataaaaaatatctaaCAATACCTCATTTTAATATTCGTTATAACCCTGCAGCAATCGCCTAATTTTTGATGTATGCTAATGCTGTTCAAGTGTGTGATATTATTTatacatgttttgtttaaaaaaacaaaggAACAACGTTTATGTGATCATAACGAAATGCGATGAAAATAATCCATACATGGGGTCACAGATCGACTTTCATTAGCTACTGACTGACATCATGTAAAAGAGGTGAGATAAAGTGCTAACTTCCAAACAGAGACAATAAGAGACAAAAGAAATTGTCAATCATTTAGGTCTTTATTCAAATCAAATAGATAGGAACAATACGTTTTAAaggaaatgcaaaaaaataatcaGAATGAGAATAGGCATATTTTTCTTATCCTCAGTATTATCTGTTTGGAAACAAAGACCTAAATTGTTTGCAAATATAATTGAAACATAAACAAACAATATTCTTTCAAAAAGAAATTGCTAATAATGCACGTTTTTTTTCAAAGAGAGATTGAAACAGAGATAGACAATAACTTCAAAAACGATaaactaaaaataatattatacaaattgcAAATAaacactatttctttattttcctaTAACATAAGCTATTGTTCACAATGTAAACATAATAAATGGTTCAACATTTTCTGACTATATTCTAGTAAAGAGGTTTGGGATTTGGACTCTCTAAATATTTTAggcggcgaggtaggtaccaggatAAATCagacggcttggtagatgcgtcttggtcCGCTCGTCTCGGCTAGTCCTTCAGATTGGTAGCACTGTTCATCGGCTCTTCATCATAGATTTGGCATTGGTATGGGCGTTAATAAAAATAGTTAGCCTCTTAGGCCACGCGCAAttgggaaatggtgttcactttatgtttgaagtcgatcccagaccaaaattttccgaggaacacgatgccggtgggccttttttgaaaaaatgtgcccaaagtgcacTTTTCCGGGGGTGCtgccattttgggggtcaaaatttgtttataagtattctctggccaaatatggtatatttggtgtctatttatatgttttcgagcatggaaaatctattctgatagtttttaaaatcaaaaatagctgccttctgctcaaaaatccaaaatggcgcctaaaatgcaatatttgtccaaattgaaatatatccccatgtaggcctaggaacatttttaaaatgattttagtacataaatgaagaattgaacttttgttcacaacacataaagttgctcacctgaaattttcggttgttaagactacaaccttcttcagcagaCTGATCCAGTTCGTTGGTCGATTTGACGactcttgacttgtgacgtcagaacTGGATCGTAGACTCTTGCTAAGTTGTAGCGCCCCCCGTCCTTATTCAAAGAAGGTTGGTTGGCCCGGATGTGAATGGCCTCTTTGACTCCTCTTTCGAAGTACCGTGGTTCTCTGTCGAGGATCTGCACTTTCTCTAGGTCCACGTGATGTCCTGGGGACTCTATGTGTATGTGCTGAGATACTTCGGACGAGGTGGAGCTAGGCCGCCTATGCTCAAGGAAACGTGTTTTTAGAGACCTGCCTGTCTCTCCTATGTATGATTCCGAGCAGGGGCCCCGGGTGGTCTGACCCTGGCAAGGAATCAGATATACGGGACCCGTGacgtcctttttgtcctttttgtCTTTAGGCGCAACTAACAGTTGACGTAGTGTGCGCGTTGGCTTAAAACACACTCTTATGCCGTATGAGCTGTAAATACGTTTTAAGGCATCAGAGATGCCTTTGACATAAGGGATAACAACTTGTCCTTTGTTGGTGTTGGTACTGTCCTTTGTCGGTTTACTTTTGTCCTTAGGTTTGTTGAGCCTGTCAAAAGCCCACTTGGGGTAACCACACTTAGATAATGCTTCAGTCATGTGCGACTTCTCTTCGTCACAGTCTACCGGATCGGTAATAACTGACTCTGCGCGATGAAAAAGCGTATGTATCACTCCCAGTTTGTGTTGTAGAGGGTGATTCGAAGAAAAGTTCAGATACTGGTCTGTATGTGTGGGTTTGCGATAGATCTTGATATTGAGTGAGCCGTCCGGTTTTATGACTGTTAGAGTGTCCAAGAAGGCCAGAGTCCTGTTATCTTCACCCTCTGTGGTGAATTTGATATCCGGATCGAGCGAATTTAAGTGATCAGTGAATTCCTGGGCGTAGCGTTTCTTTAATTTGGTGTGAGTGTCGTCAACATATCTGAACCACCACAATGGAGGATGAGGAGCAGTAGAGATGGCTAATTGTTCCAaatgttccaaatacagattgCAGACAATTGGACTGACTGGGCTCCCCATTGCCGCTCCATGTATTTGTAAATAAAACACTCCATTGTAAACAAAATATGTACACCGTAAACAAACTTCAAGAAGTTTTACCACTTGGCCCGCTGACAGATTTGTTCTTTCAACTAGCGTAGTGTCACTGATCAGATCATCACGAATAATATCGAGGGCTTTATCTATAGGCACTGAAGTGAAAAGGGCAGTGACGTCATAGGATCTAAGTTCTTCGTCTTCCTCTACCCTTTCGTCCTTTATGCGATCGGAAAAATCTTGCGAGTTGGCAATATGATGGGTAGTTTTACCAACCAATGGTGAAAGAATGTCAGCGATAAATTTGGCACTGTTGTAGTCAAGAGTCGTCAAATCGACCAACGAACTGGATCAGtctgctgaagaaggttgtagtcttaacaaccgaaaatttcaggtgagcaactttatgtgttgtgaacaaaagttcaattcttcatttatttgattaccaacacagatgaactttcatgatagATTTTAGTACATATTTGCATTGTGTGGAGTACAAAGATCACAATCAatctatttttaaaattcaaaatggctgctgcataccaaaaactcaaaatggcctccaaaacgatgtagtaatgtggccaaaagaaaacaatgttccacaactttagtgttgaaaattaagtgttagtttaaatataattatgtagaaatgtgttggtagcagtttatgaaagctcaaaatggttgctattggcttgaaatcatactagtaatgtccgtcacatagctcataatgactgtttgtactagtatatgataatgatcttaggttcaatttgcattttcttgatttaaacttatattacagctcccttcaaaatccaaaatagctGCAAGAACTAAAACACCACCTAATAGTGATTTGCT
It encodes:
- the LOC140140415 gene encoding uncharacterized protein; this translates as MGSPVSPIVCNLYLEHLEQLAISTAPHPPLWWFRYVDDTHTKLKKRYAQEFTDHLNSLDPDIKFTTEGEDNRTLAFLDTLTVIKPDGSLNIKIYRKPTHTDQYLNFSSNHPLQHKLGVIHTLFHRAESVITDPVDCDEEKSHMTEALSKCGYPKWAFDRLNKPKDKSKPTKDSTNTNKGQVVIPYVKGISDALKRIYSSYGIRVCFKPTRTLRQLLVAPKDKKDKKDVTGPVYLIPCQGQTTRGPCSESYIGETGRSLKTRFLEHRRPSSTSSEVSQHIHIESPGHHVDLEKVQILDREPRYFERGVKEAIHIRANQPSLNKDGGRYNLARVYDPVLTSQVKSRQIDQRTGSVC